A region of Deinococcus rubellus DNA encodes the following proteins:
- a CDS encoding SGNH/GDSL hydrolase family protein produces MTGKATRSQRWVFIGDSITDTGRREDPEGYGNGYVSRIREQLLVNDPACTTEVLNRGVSGDTVRELRQRWQADVTALKPDLLSIKIGVNDVWRSFDGAPDQAVNADEYRATLRGLLGEASALDCRLVLVTPFLVEPDRQEPMRREVENRARIVTELAREFRATLVELQPAFDAAMDASSAARWAPDRVHPSGPGHLLIARTWLKAVTG; encoded by the coding sequence ATGACCGGCAAAGCGACCAGGTCGCAGCGCTGGGTCTTTATCGGCGACAGCATCACCGACACCGGACGGCGCGAGGACCCCGAAGGCTACGGCAACGGCTACGTCTCGCGCATCCGCGAGCAGCTGCTGGTGAATGATCCAGCCTGCACCACCGAAGTTCTGAACCGGGGCGTCAGCGGCGACACCGTGCGCGAGTTGCGGCAGCGCTGGCAGGCCGACGTGACGGCCCTGAAACCCGACCTGCTGAGTATAAAGATCGGCGTGAACGATGTGTGGCGCAGCTTCGATGGCGCACCAGACCAGGCGGTGAACGCGGACGAGTACCGCGCCACCCTGCGCGGCCTGCTGGGCGAGGCCAGCGCCCTGGACTGCCGTCTGGTGCTGGTTACGCCGTTTCTGGTGGAACCGGACCGCCAGGAACCGATGCGCCGCGAGGTCGAGAACCGCGCCAGGATTGTGACTGAGCTGGCCCGTGAGTTCAGGGCCACGCTGGTCGAGCTGCAACCCGCCTTCGACGCAGCGATGGACGCCAGTTCGGCGGCCCGCTGGGCCCCGGACCGGGTGCACCCCAGCGGGCCGGGCCACCTGCTGATCGCCCGGACGTGGCTGAAAGCGGTGACCGGCTGA